The Gemmatimonadales bacterium genomic sequence GTCGGCGTACTTGGGTGCCGTGCCGTGCGTGGCCTCGAACACCGCATACCCGTCCCCGATGTTGGCGCCGGGCGCCATCCCCAGGCCGCCCACCTGGGCCGCGCAGGCGTCGGACAGGAAGTCGCCGTCCAGGTTGGGCGTGGCGAGCACCGCGTATTCCTTCGGCCGCAGCAGCACCTGCTGGAACATGCTGTCGGCGATCCGGTCCTTGATGATCACCTTCCCGCCGGCATCGCCCTTGAGGTCGGACTCGGGCACGGTCTCCTTCCCGTACTTCTCCCGCGCCAGCTCGTAGCCCCAGTCGCGGAACGCGCCCTCGGTGAACTTCATGATGTTGCCCTTGTGGACCAGCGTGACCGACTGGCGGTGCCGGTCGATCGCGTGCTGGATCGCCCGCGCCACCAGGCGCTTGGACCCGAACTCGCTGATCGGCTTGATGCCGAGCGCGCTCTTCTCCCGCACGCTCGCCTTGAACTCCGTCACCAGGAAGTCCCGGAGCCGCGTCGCCTCCCTGGAGCCGGCCTGGTACTCGATGCCGGCGTACACGTCCTCGGTGTTCTCGCGGAAGATGACCACGTCGAGGTCCTGCGGCCGCTTGACCGGCGAGGGGACGCCGTCGAAGTAGCGGACCGGCCGCACGCAGGCGTAGAGGTCCAGCAGCTGGCGCAGCGCGACGTTGAGCGAGCGGATCCCGCCGCCGACCGGCGTCGTGAGCGGGCCCTTGATGCCCACGCGGTAGCGCTTGAGGGTCTCGAGGGTGGCTTCGGGGAGCCAGCTCCCGGTCTCCTTGAACGCCTTCTCGCCCGCGAGCATTTCCACCCACTCGACCCGCCGCTTGCCGGCCGAGGCCTTGGCGATGGCGGCGTCGAACACCCGCCGCGAGGCCCGCCAGATGTCCCGCCCGGTGCCGTCGCCCTCGATGAAGGGGATCACCGGGTCGCTCGGGATCACGTACTTCCCGTCGCGATAGCTGATCGGCGTGCCTTGTTGCGTACCGGGCATCCTGTGGCTCCTCGGCTCGTCTGGAAGTGGACTCGAACGGGGTTGAGGGACAACCTCAACGGGAGCAGGCAAACGTAATTGGGGAAACGTCTTAGGGCAACCGGGCTTGAGCAGCTTGTCAGCCCGTCGCCTGTACCGTCAGGCGCGCGGGCGCGTCAGGACGCGTGGTCGGCCGGGTAGTGGAACTTGTGGAGGAGCCGGTGGACGGCGGGAGCTGCCAGGATGGCGGCGGTCACGAGGAAGACCAGCCCGGCGTAGAGCGCGTAGCAGCCCGCGAACAGCTTGCCGCCCGCCGTCTGCGGGCTCTCGACCGGCCCCATGCCGCCCAGGAGCATCGCGGCGTTGAGGAAGGCGTCGCGCCAGGCCAGGCCCTCGTAGCGGGCGTAGCCGACCATGCCGATCAACAGGGAGACGGCGACGAAGCCTGCGGCGATCGCGAGATGCCGCAGCATGCGCCGCAGGAAGTGGCGGCGCGAGATGGGTGGATGGTGCCGCGGTTCGTACACGTCGGTCGCTCGCTGCGGGATCGGGCTGCGGGAATCGGGCCGCCGCGAGTATGGCGGGTCGGGGACCGGGGCCGCAAGTGGCGACCCACGGCCCCCCGGCGGCGGCAGATCCCCCCTTGGGTCTGCTCGACCGCCTTCCTCTCCCGCGCGGGCTACGGCGCGCCGGCCGCCGCCTCGTCGAGGCACGCGATGGCCTCGTCGAAGCTGCCGGCCGGGAGTCCCTCCCGGCTCATCCGGCGCGCCATGGCCTCGAGAGCGGAGCGCTGCTCTTCGCGCGCCTCCCTCGTCCGATACGGCTCCGGGTCCCAGAACGGTTCCGCCAGCACGTCCGGCAGCGGCGGGAGACCCCTGGCCCCACCGCTCGGGTCGTGCGGCGTCGTGGCTTCGCCCCGCGTCTCGGATCGCATGGCATCCGTCTCCGGGCTTGACCATATTATCTGCTGGCGCCTATTATGTGCTATCGCCTTATAGCGCGCAAGAGCCTAATAGCTAGATTGGTGGGGACGAGGCATCGCGAAATGGGAGTCCGGCTCAACCTTATGGGGCTGCTGCGGACGCGGGGGCTGACCCGCTACGCCTTGGCGAAGGCGAGCGGGCTCAGTCTCTCGGCGATCTACCGCCTGGCCGGGCGGTCGGGGCGCTTCACGCGC encodes the following:
- the icd gene encoding isocitrate dehydrogenase (NADP(+)), which gives rise to MPGTQQGTPISYRDGKYVIPSDPVIPFIEGDGTGRDIWRASRRVFDAAIAKASAGKRRVEWVEMLAGEKAFKETGSWLPEATLETLKRYRVGIKGPLTTPVGGGIRSLNVALRQLLDLYACVRPVRYFDGVPSPVKRPQDLDVVIFRENTEDVYAGIEYQAGSREATRLRDFLVTEFKASVREKSALGIKPISEFGSKRLVARAIQHAIDRHRQSVTLVHKGNIMKFTEGAFRDWGYELAREKYGKETVPESDLKGDAGGKVIIKDRIADSMFQQVLLRPKEYAVLATPNLDGDFLSDACAAQVGGLGMAPGANIGDGYAVFEATHGTAPKYADQDKINPGSVILSGVMLFEHLGWDDVATSIVTGLQGAISAKRVTYDLARQMEGATEVSTSTFADQIIGHLG
- a CDS encoding helix-turn-helix transcriptional regulator encodes the protein MGVRLNLMGLLRTRGLTRYALAKASGLSLSAIYRLAGRSGRFTRLEADTIDRLCGALRCTPGELISRD